In Zonotrichia leucophrys gambelii isolate GWCS_2022_RI chromosome 6, RI_Zleu_2.0, whole genome shotgun sequence, one genomic interval encodes:
- the DNAJC9 gene encoding dnaJ homolog subfamily C member 9, giving the protein MALSQQCEAAFGTADLYGVLGVRRGASEKDIRRGYHRASLRLHPDRVPAEQKEEATRRFQILGKVYAVLSDEKQRAVYDETGMVDEDAEALQDGRDWLEYWQLLFKVTVKDIEEFKSTYKNSEEELADVKAAYMNFKGDMDRIMESVLCVDYTDEPRIREMIERAIDSGEVPSYKAFVKESKQKMMSRRKRAEKEAKEAKKTIDELGLGGENDLQALIKRRNKEREKEMDNFFSHLEAKYGNTAKKGEKKTSGKKRKAEGTA; this is encoded by the exons ATGGCGCTGTCGCAGCAGTGCGAGGCCGCGTTCGGTACGGCGGACCTGTACGGTGTGTTGGGCGTGCGGCGCGGCGCGTCCGAGAAGGACATCCGCCGCGGCTACCACCGAGCCTCGCTGCGCCTGCACCCCGACCGCGTCCCGGCCGAGCAGAAGGAGGAGGCCACACGCCGCTTCCAG ATCCTGGGCAAGGTGTACGCCGTGCTGAGCGATGAGAAGCAGCGCGCAGTGTACGATGAGACGGGCATGGTGGATGAGGACGCCGAGGCGCTGCAGGACGGGCGGGACTGGCTGGAGTactggcagctgctgttcaAG GTCACCGTGAAAGACATCGAAGAGTTCAAGAGTACCTACAAAAACTCggaggaggagctggctgaTGTGAAGGCAGCGTACATGAACTTCAAGGGCGACATGGATCGGATCATGGAGTCTGTGCTGTGCGTGGACTACACGGATGAGCCCAGGATACGGGAGATGATCGAGCGAGCCATCGACTCTGGGGAGGTGCCATCCTACAAGGCTTTTGTAAAGGAGTCAAAGCAGAAGATGATGTCCAGAAGAAAGCGG GCAGAAAAAGAAGCTAAAGAGGCAAAAAAGACTATAGATGAGCTGGGCCTTGGTGGAGAAAATGACTTGCAAGCACTGATTAAA cgcCGGAACAAAGAACGAGAAAAGGAAATGGATAACTTCTTCTCCCATCTGGAAGCAAAGTATGGCAACACTGctaagaaaggagaaaagaagacctcaggcaagaaaagaaaggcagaaggaaCAGCATAG